From one Malus sylvestris chromosome 1, drMalSylv7.2, whole genome shotgun sequence genomic stretch:
- the LOC126626982 gene encoding WRKY transcription factor 22-like — protein sequence MEDDWDLQAVVRGCSTATATTTTSSTRTPSTAATASFNISGFHSNPAAASFSSFGPTSPQQQLLFSLPLPDPIIKPRNAIEELHELYKPFFPKSQPSLSSPQITPPTLSPLTSLSPLTTPKDPRHPIHQQQQTQHSKPSSSTTTTTTTARSKKRKNQLKKVCQVPVEALSSDIWAWRKYGQKPIKGSPYPRGYYRCSSSKGCMARKQVERNRSDPNMFIVTYTGEHNHPAPTHRNSLAGSTRQKPFSPQTATRGDSAKPASPTTSASADEEPVVAPQSTTVESSCKEEKGSPLITDEEDELLGMCDSVVSDDFFVGLDGLAGDYFSDHSTGSFGMPWISSSAATAAGSI from the exons aTGGAGGACGATTGGGATCTTCAAGCGGTGGTCCGAGGCTGctccaccgccaccgccactaCCACCACATCATCAACCAGAACTCCCTCCACCGCTGCCACCGCAAGTTTCAACATCTCCGGCTTCCATTCAAACCCAGCAGCTGCTTCCTTCTCTTCATTTGGTCCAACTTCCCCACAACAGCAActcctcttctctctcccacTTCCAGATCCCATCATTAAACCCAGAAATGCCATTGAAGAATTGCATGAGCTTTACAAGCCTTTCTTCCCCAAATCTCAGCCTTCCCTCTCCTCCCCACAAATCACACCACCCACTCTCTCTCCTTtgacttctctctctcctctgacCACACCCAAAGATCCAAGGCATCCCAtacaccaacaacaacaaacccAGCACTCCAAGCCATCAtcttccaccaccaccacaaccaccaccGCACGATCCAAAAAAAG AAAGAACCAGCTTAAAAAAGTGTGCCAAGTTCCGGTGGAGGCCCTCTCTTCAGACATATGGGCATGGCGGAAGTACGGCCAAAAACCCATCAAGGGTTCCCCATATCCGAG GGGATATTACAGATGCAGCAGCTCGAAGGGTTGTATGGCCCGGAAGCAAGTGGAGCGGAACAGATCCGACCCGAATATGTTCATAGTCACCTACACGGGGGAGCACAACCACCCGGCCCCAACTCACCGCAACTCGCTCGCCGGCTCCACGCGCCAGAAGCCCTTCTCGCCACAAACCGCCACGCGGGGTGACTCTGCGAAACCCGCTTCTCCGACAACCTCGGCCTCCGCGGACGAGGAGCCTGTCGTTGCACCTCAGAGTACGACCGTGGAAAGCAGCTGCAAGGAAGAGAAGGGGAGTCCTTTGATTACCGACGAGGAAGACGAGTTGTTGGGGATGTGCGACTCGGTCGTGAGTGACGATTTCTTTGTTGGGCTGGACGGTCTAGCCGGAGATTACTTTTCCGATCACTCGACGGGGAGCTTCGGCATGCCTTGGATTTCTAGTAGTGCTGCCACTGCCGCTGGTAGTATCTGA
- the LOC126626933 gene encoding pentatricopeptide repeat-containing protein At3g61520, mitochondrial-like, with product MNQPTLSTSKHLLNPQSSNTRSYFVLLLLNHHFSTDSDPNPKPKPKPSKQPQEDVSLVTQVVQLLQSNEKDWNLDQLRHLLFSDTTTAPSPRSLFHITRRLETSSKALKFFDYVSENVATSPDSAAATASLSSSFQAVLELTKREPNSRTRLFDMYKMAKERNIPVNMGAAVLLVRSLGFAGMVDEAVNVFNGLDPALKNTHLRNVVIDVLLKWGRVDDALKVLDKMFDPNAEFRVDSVTGDIVLSSLLKREQRGRRVSDEDIVGLVQKFGEHGVFPDSLKLTKLITSLCRNRNTNRAWDVLQYVINSGGAVETACCNALLTGLGRVNDFKRMNVLMVKMKEMDILPDVVTIGIVINFLCKSRRVDEALELFERMSGGGEKTDGISAEPDEIMYNTLIDGLCKVGRQEEGLRLMEKMRLQKGCAPNTVTYNSLIDGFNKVGDIKRGRELYDQMKEEGIPPSVVTLNTLVDGLCRHGRLNSAIEFLNEMQRDGLKGNVMTYTTLISSFCNVNNIGMAMELFEQMLSSGCSTDAKVYYCMISGLSQAGRMDDASFVVSKLKDAGFSLDVVAFNVLINGFCKTKKLEKVHEMIEEMETVGVKPDSITYNTLISYLCSAGELTIADKVLSKMINEGLVPTVITFGSLIHAYCLKGDINKAMKIFRDMGSKSSAPPNTVVYNILIDSLCKNNQVEFALSLMDSMKDKGVRPNTLTFNAMFKGLRENNLLQKAFQLMDQMVEQACNPDYITMEILTEWLSAVGETEKLRRFVQGYDIAASTA from the coding sequence atgaaccAACCAACACTCTCAACCTCAAAGCACCTCCTTAACCCCCAATCCTCCAATACCCGATCCTActtcgtcctcctcctcctcaaccACCACTTCTCTACCGATTCCGATCCCaaccccaaacccaaacccaaaccgaGCAAACAACCCCAAGAAGATGTCTCGCTAGTAACCCAAGTTGTCCAACTCCTCCAATCCAATGAAAAAGACTGGAACTTGGACCAGCTCCGCCACCTCCTCTTCTCGGACACCACCACCGCTCCTTCTCCTCGCTCTCTCTTCCATATCACTCGCCGCCTCGAAACTTCCTCCAAAGCCCTCAAGTTCTTCGACTACGTTTCCGAGAATGTGGCAACCTCACCAGACTCGGCGGCGGCGACGGCCTCGCTCTCGTCGTCATTCCAGGCCGTTCTCGAGCTCACTAAGCGAGAACCCAACTCGCGAACCAGGCTTTTCGACATGTATAAGATGGCAAAAGAGCGGAACATCCCGGTTAATATGGGCGCCGCTGTTCTGCTAGTTCGATCCCTCGGCTTTGCTGGTATGGTTGATGAGGCGGTCAATGTGTTTAACGGTCTGGACCCTGCTTTGAAGAACACCCATCTTCGCAATGTGGTGATTGATGTGCTGTTGAAATGGGGACGGGTCGATGATGCACTGAAGGTGCTCGACAAAATGTTTGATCCAAATGCAGAGTTCCGGGTCGACAGTGTTACTGGTGATATTGTGCTTTCCTCTTTGCTGAAGAGAGAGCAGCGTGGGAGGAGGGTCAGCGATGAGGACATTGTGGGTTTGGTGCAGAAATTTGGTGAGCATGGTGTGTTCCCTGATAGTTTGAAACTTACGAAATTGATCACTTCGTTATGTCGGAACAGGAACACTAATCGGGCTTGGGATGTTTTACAGTACGTTATTAATTCTGGTGGTGCTGTAGAAACTGCTTGTTGCAATGCGCTTTTGACAGGTTTGGGAAGAGTTAATGATTTTAAGAGGATGAATGTGCTTATGGTAAAGATGAAAGAAATGGACATTCTTCCCGATGTTGTAACTATCGGTATTGTCATTAACTTTTTGTGCAAGTCTAGGAGGGTGGATGAGGCCTTGGAGTTGTTTGAAAGGATGAGTGGAGGAGGAGAGAAAACTGATGGGATTTCAGCTGAACCCGATGAGATCATGTACAACACTCTGATTGATGGACTTTGTAAAGTGGGAAGGCAAGAAGAAGGATTACGTCTGATGGAAAAAATGAGATTGCAAAAGGGCTGTGCACCTAATACTGTTACCTACAATAGTTTGATTGACGGTTTCAACAAGGTTGGGGACATCAAGAGGGGTCGTGAGCTCTAtgatcaaatgaaggaggaaggTATACCACCAAGTGTAGTTACTCTCAATACTTTGGTTGATGGTCTGTGTAGACATGGAAGGCTGAACAGTGCAATTGAGTTCCTTAATGAAATGCAGAGGGATGGTCTGAAAGGCAATGTCATGACTTACACAACGTTAATCAGTTCCTTTTGTAATGTAAACAATATTGGCATGGCAATGGAACTGTTTGAGCAAATGTTAAGTTCTGGATGCTCCACAGATGCAAAAGTTTATTACTGCATGATCTCTGGTTTAAGCCAAGCTGGAAGGATGGATGATGCCAGCTTTGTTGTATCAAAGTTGAAGGACGCCGGGTTCTCCCTGGATGTCGTTGCCTTCAATGTTTTGATTAATGGGTTCTGCAAGACAAAAAAACTCGAGAAGGTGCATGAGATGATCGAGGAAATGGAGACAGTTGGAGTAAAGCCTGATAGCATCACATACAACACGTTGATTTCGTATTTGTGCTCAGCTGGGGAACTTACAATTGCTGATAAAGTACTGAGCAAGATGATAAACGAGGGTCTTGTTCCCACTGTTATCACTTTTGGATCATTGATACATGCATATTGCTTGAAGGGCGATATAAACAAAGCCATGAAGATCTTCAGAGACATGGGTTCTAAGTCGAGTGCTCCTCCCAACACAGTAGTATACAACATCTTAATAGATTCTTTGTGCAAGAATAATCAAGTGGAATTCGCTCTTTCGTTGATGGATAGTATGAAAGATAAGGGAGTGAGGCCTAATACCTTGACATTCAATGCCATGTTCAAAGGTCTTAGGGAGAATAATTTGTTGCAGAAAGCATTTCAGTTAATGGATCAAATGGTTGAACAGGCTTGTAATCCGGATTATATAACCATGGAGATTCTCACCGAATGGCTTTCTGCTGTTGGTGAAACCGAAAAGTTGAGAAGGTTTGTGCAAGGATATGACATTGCTGCTTCCACTGCATAG
- the LOC126626925 gene encoding exocyst complex component SEC10b-like has protein sequence MKESRDKSDRLSKSSSVSSLPLILDIDDFKGEFSFDALFGNLVNELLPSFQEEETDSSEGHSNLSGNDSLQNGHMRVPSDAAKFAQGLSDPLFPEVDKILSLFKDSCKELVDLQKQIDGRLYNLKKEVSVQDSKHRKTLVELEKGVDGLFGSFARLDSRISSVGQTAAKIGDHLQSADAQRETASQTIELIKYLMEFNSSPGDLMELSPLFSDDSRVAEAAKIAQKLRAFAEEDIGRQGISVPSGNATASRGLEVAVANLQDYCNELENRLLSRFDAASQRRELSTMAECAKILSQFNRGSSAMQHYVATRPMFIDVEVMNADTRLVLGDEGSQASPSNVARGLSSLYKEITDTVRKEAATIMAVFPSPNEVMSILVQRVLEQRVTALLDKLLVKPSLVNLPPMEEGGLLLYLRMLAVAYEKTQELARDLRAVGCGDLDIEGLTESLFSSHKDGYPEHEQASLKQLYQAKMAELRAENQQIPESGGTIGRSKSAAVASSHQQISVTVVTEFVRWNEEAIARCTLFSSQPATLAANVKAVFTSLLDQVSQYITEGLERARDGLTEAAALRERFVLGTSVSRRVAAAAASAAEAAAAAGESSFRSFMVAVQRCGSSVAIVQQYFSNSISRLLLPVDGAHAASCEEMATAMSSAEGAAYKGLQQCIETVMAEVERLLSAEQKVTDYRSPEDGFAPDHRPTNACTRVVAYLSRVLESAFTALEGLNKQAFLTELGSRLHKGLLNHWQKFTFNPSGGLRLKRDITEYGEFVRSFNAPSVDEKFELLGIMANVFIVAPESLSTLFEGTPSIRKDAQRFIELRDDYKSAKLAARLSSLWTSSS, from the exons ATGAAAGAGAGTAGAGACAAGAGTGATAGACTTTCAAAATCTTCATCTGTTAGCTCACTTCCACTCATCTTGGACATAGACGACTTTAAG gGGGAGTTTTCTTTTGATGCATTGTTCGGTAACCTTGTAAATGAGCTGCTTCCTTCTtttcaagaagaagaaacagactCGTCTGAAGGTCATAGCAACCTCAGTGGGAATGATTCTTTACAAAATGGACATATGCGAGTACCATCAGATGCAGCAAAATTTGCGCAAGGACTTTCAGACCCTTTATTTCCAGAAGTAGATAAGATATTATCTCTGTTCAAGGATTCTTGTAAAGAGTTGGTTGATCTCCAGAAACAG ATTGATGGAAGACTCTACAATCTTAAGAAGGAGGTTTCTGTACAAGATTCTAAGCACCGCAAGACACTTGTTGAG CTTGAAAAAGGAGTAGATGGCTTGTTTGGTAGCTTTGCCAGGTTGGATTCACGAATATCAAGTGTTGGCCAGACTGCTGCAAAAATAGGAGATCATCTGCAG AGTGCAGATGCTCAGCGGGAAACTGCTAGTCAAACAATAGAGCTTATAAAG TACTTGATGGAGTTCAATAGCAGCCCAGGCGATCTCATGGAACTTTCACCCCTGTTTTCTGATGATAGCCGTGTTGCAGAGGCTGCTAAAATTGCACAAAAATTGA GGGCCTTTGCTGAGGAAGATATTGGAAGACAGGGGATATCTGTACCATCAGGGAATGCAACAGCTAGCAGAGGGTTAGAAGTTGCAGTTGCTAATCTTCAGGACTACTGCAATG AATTGGAGAACAGATTGCTATCTCGTTTTGATGCTGCATCACAGAGAAGAGAATTGTCAACCATGGCAGAATGTGCTAAAATATTATCTCAG TTTAACAGGGGCTCTAGTGCTATGCAACATTATGTGGCAACACGTCCAATGTTTATTGATGTGGAAGTCATGAATGCAGATACCAGATTGGTTCTTGGTGATGAGGGTTCACAGGCTAGTCCTAGCAATGTTGCTCGTGGACTTTCTTCCTTGTATAAAGAAATCACAG ACACTGTACGTAAGGAGGCTGCAACAATTATGGCTGTCTTCCCTTCTCCAAAtgaagttatgtcaatcttaGTTCAG CGGGTTTTGGAGCAGAGAGTTACTGCTTTACTGGACAAATTATTAGTGAAGCCATCTTTGGTGAATCTACCTCCTATGGAAGAAGGTGGACTTCTATTG TATCTTAGAATGCTAGCAGTGGCATATGAGAAGACACAAGAACTTGCTAGGGATCTACGAGCTGTGGGATGTGGTGACTTGGATATTGAAG GCCTCACAGAGTCTCTGTTTTCTTCTCACAAGGATGGATATCCTGAACATGAGCAGGCCTCTCTTAAACAACTATATCAAGCTAAG ATGGCAGAACTGCGTGCTGAAAACCAACAGATACCTGAATCAGGTGGAACAATCGGGCGCTCAAAAAGCGCTGCAGTAGCATCTTCCCACCAGCAAATATCCGTCACTGTTGTGACAGAGTTTGTTCGTTGGAATGAAGAAGCAATTGCCAGATGCACTTTGTTTTCATCTCAA CCTGCAACACTTGCAGCAAATGTAAAAGCAGTGTTCACTTCCCTGCTAGACCAA GTCAGTCAATATATAACGGAAGGTCTTGAGCGAGCAAGGGATGGCCTGACTGAAGCTGCAGCTTTGAGGGAAAGATTTGTACTGGGCACTAGCGTTAGTAGAAGGGTGGCTGCTGCCGCTGCTTCTGCT GCAGAAGCAGCTGCTGCGGCTGGTGAAAGCAGTTTCAGATCTTTCATGGTTGCTGTACAACGCTGCGGTAGTAGTGTGGCTATAGTTCAGCAA TATTTTTCAAATTCTATATCTCGGCTCCTACTCCCTGTGGATGGTGCACATGCTGCTTCTTGTGAAGAAATGGCAACAGCTATGTCCAGTGCAGAGGGTGCCGCATATAAAGGGCTTCAACAGTGCATTGAAACTGTGATGGCAGAG GTGGAGCGGTTACTTTCTGCTGAACAGAAGGTAACTGATTATAGATCACCTGAAGATGGATTTGCTCCTGATCATCGGCCAACAAATGCCTGTACAAG AGTTGTAGCGTATCTTTCTCGCGTGCTAGAATCAGCATTCACGGCACTTGAAGGTCTTAACAAACAAGCATTCCTGACTGAATTA GGAAGCCGCTTGCATAAAGGGCTGCTAAATCATTGGCAGAAGTTCACTTTTAATCCGAG TGGAGGACTGCGGCTGAAGCGTGACATAACTGAATATGGAGAATTTGTGCGTAGTTTCAATGCTCCTTCCGTCGATGAAAAATTTGAATTGCTGGGCAT AATGGCCAATGTCTTCATTGTTGCTCCTGAAAGTCTTTCGACTCTATTTGAGGGCACACCAAGTATACGGAAAGATGCACAAAG GTTTATTGAGCTTCGAGACGACTACAAGAGCGCAAAGCTTGCTGCCAGACTTAGTTCCTTGTGGACAAGTTCTAGTTGA